In Aciduliprofundum sp. MAR08-339, a single window of DNA contains:
- a CDS encoding MFS transporter yields MSVEGMKRVLSNGDFLKLWIGQVVSNIGDEVAFIGLAALIVFRWNGTATDVSLFFIFASLPVLIFGPIAGVFVDRWKRKTTMIWADIIRSVIALGFIFSTQLWHLLILIFLLSTVSRFFYPARNALIPNIVNEEKLIEANSLSQMTYMLAVVIGPGLGAALVALLGYTTTFIFDSASYLFSALMIFLIGHKERIVRGGKKALNEMVEGFKYMAKNRIVRLLVTLFGLIMLVVGGLNVIYTLYIRDVLHMNIVGLGILETSFGIGAIIGSILVGFVAGKMKNVHMIGVGVILIGFLISLMAALPFFLMALLVAFGIGAMNSLLSSPSNAILQKAIEDKYRGKVFGAQGAVIQGAALISMGMMGLLISIFGIINILIFSGIYVTAIGTYLLLNKKAEKLMDIVD; encoded by the coding sequence GTGAGCGTTGAAGGAATGAAAAGGGTCCTGAGCAACGGCGATTTTTTGAAACTCTGGATCGGTCAGGTGGTTTCAAACATTGGAGATGAGGTTGCATTTATAGGCCTTGCGGCCCTCATAGTTTTCAGGTGGAATGGCACCGCCACGGATGTTTCCCTGTTCTTCATCTTTGCCTCTCTCCCGGTTCTCATTTTTGGACCTATCGCTGGAGTTTTTGTTGATAGGTGGAAGAGAAAAACCACCATGATCTGGGCCGATATAATTCGCAGCGTGATAGCCCTGGGCTTCATATTCTCCACCCAACTGTGGCATCTCCTAATCCTAATTTTTCTCCTCTCAACAGTGTCAAGGTTCTTCTATCCTGCCAGAAATGCACTCATACCAAACATCGTCAATGAGGAGAAACTAATTGAGGCAAATTCCCTATCTCAGATGACATACATGCTTGCAGTTGTCATAGGCCCTGGCCTGGGTGCAGCCTTGGTAGCCCTCCTTGGTTACACAACCACATTCATTTTTGATTCCGCATCCTATCTGTTTTCAGCCCTTATGATATTCCTCATAGGGCATAAGGAAAGGATTGTGAGGGGAGGAAAAAAGGCCCTTAACGAGATGGTTGAGGGATTCAAATACATGGCAAAAAATAGAATAGTTAGACTCCTCGTGACCCTATTCGGGCTAATAATGCTGGTGGTAGGTGGGCTCAATGTGATTTACACCCTCTACATAAGGGATGTTTTGCACATGAACATTGTGGGCCTGGGAATTTTGGAGACCTCATTCGGTATCGGTGCGATTATTGGTTCCATTCTCGTCGGATTCGTAGCGGGGAAAATGAAGAATGTCCACATGATCGGCGTGGGAGTGATCCTGATAGGATTTTTAATCTCTCTTATGGCAGCACTTCCATTTTTCCTCATGGCTTTGCTGGTGGCCTTTGGAATAGGGGCAATGAACTCACTGCTCTCAAGCCCATCCAATGCCATACTTCAGAAGGCCATTGAAGACAAGTACAGGGGCAAGGTCTTCGGTGCCCAGGGTGCCGTAATTCAGGGTGCGGCCCTGATCTCCATGGGTATGATGGGCCTCCTGATCTCCATTTTCGGAATTATCAATATACTCATATTCTCCGGGATATATGTCACTGCCATAGGAACATATCTGCTCCTAAACAAAAAGGCGGAAAAACTCATGGATATTGTGGATTGA
- the gcvPB gene encoding aminomethyl-transferring glycine dehydrogenase subunit GcvPB, with the protein MYRQARYDEPLLCEMRSEKEREISLDLPESIRREKLRIPNIPEYEMVRHYTRLSQMNYGVDINTYPLGSCTMKYNPRLNEEIARWFAYLHPYQHESTVQGALQIMYELQEMLKKITDMDEFTLQPAAGAHGEFTGMLIVRAYHELRGELEKRRNVLIPDSAHGTNPASAAMAGFNVVEIPSNEEGMVDIEALEAATDDTTAAFMVTNPNTLGIFEENILEIARIMHKNGALLYYDGANLNAIMGITSPGLMGFDIVHLNLHKTFSTPHGGGGPGSGPVGVRGELVDFLPVPIVRYDGSKYYLDYDVKHSIGKVRSFYGNFGVIVKAWAYIKHLGGEGLKNAAIRAVVNSNYLKERIKEHYILPHKSLRKHEFVVRPKNARALDVAKRLLDFGIHAPTIYFPLIVNEALMIEPTETETKDNLDRFADVLIRIARESEENPKVLEDAPHNAAIGRVDDVLANRKPVLTWKMYVEMKDRLDY; encoded by the coding sequence ATGTACAGGCAGGCAAGGTACGACGAGCCGCTTTTGTGCGAGATGCGGAGTGAGAAAGAGAGGGAAATCTCCCTTGATCTACCTGAGAGCATACGGAGGGAGAAACTGAGAATTCCCAACATACCGGAGTATGAGATGGTTCGGCACTATACCCGTCTCTCGCAGATGAACTACGGTGTGGATATAAACACATACCCCCTAGGCTCATGCACAATGAAATACAATCCTCGTCTAAATGAGGAGATCGCAAGATGGTTCGCATACCTGCATCCCTACCAGCACGAGAGCACCGTGCAGGGGGCATTGCAGATAATGTACGAGTTGCAGGAGATGCTTAAGAAGATAACCGATATGGATGAGTTTACCCTTCAGCCTGCCGCAGGCGCTCACGGGGAGTTCACAGGCATGCTAATTGTGCGTGCCTATCATGAATTGCGCGGGGAGTTGGAGAAGAGGCGCAATGTTCTGATTCCAGATTCAGCGCATGGAACAAATCCAGCAAGTGCCGCTATGGCGGGATTCAATGTTGTTGAAATTCCTTCAAACGAGGAAGGTATGGTGGACATTGAGGCCTTGGAGGCTGCCACGGATGATACAACGGCAGCATTCATGGTAACTAACCCAAACACCTTGGGCATATTTGAGGAGAATATTCTGGAAATAGCAAGGATAATGCACAAAAACGGAGCCCTGCTTTATTACGACGGTGCAAATCTTAACGCAATAATGGGCATAACCTCTCCAGGACTCATGGGCTTTGACATAGTGCATCTCAATTTGCACAAGACATTCAGCACACCTCATGGTGGTGGTGGCCCCGGAAGTGGGCCTGTGGGTGTTCGTGGAGAACTTGTGGATTTCCTTCCTGTGCCCATCGTTCGCTATGACGGTTCAAAATATTATCTCGACTACGATGTGAAGCATAGCATAGGCAAGGTTCGCTCCTTCTACGGAAACTTTGGAGTCATTGTCAAGGCATGGGCATACATAAAGCATCTGGGTGGAGAAGGACTAAAAAATGCAGCGATACGTGCGGTGGTCAACTCAAACTATCTCAAGGAGCGGATAAAAGAGCATTACATTCTTCCGCACAAGAGTTTGAGGAAGCATGAATTTGTTGTTAGACCGAAAAACGCTCGGGCCCTTGATGTTGCAAAGAGGCTCCTTGATTTTGGCATACATGCTCCAACTATATACTTCCCCCTCATAGTGAACGAGGCACTGATGATCGAGCCCACGGAGACGGAGACAAAGGATAATCTTGATAGATTTGCGGATGTTCTGATACGCATAGCCAGGGAATCGGAGGAAAATCCAAAAGTTCTTGAGGATGCTCCACATAATGCAGCCATAGGGCGTGTGGATGATGTTCTAGCCAACAGAAAACCCGTGCTTACATGGAAAATGTATGTGGAGATGAAGGATAGGTTGGATTACTGA
- a CDS encoding carbon-nitrogen hydrolase family protein: MKILLAQMRPEFDTRKNLSRLLKIVNSNRADIYIFPELYLTGYLIRDRIVESALGVDDEIFSKIREASEDRIIIFGFPEKDDHIYNSAAIVHDGDVDVARKIYLPNFGPFEEKLYFKSGSEPMVIDTKFGKIGVQICYDAFFPEVAKIQALQGANIIVNISASPITSRAMFEDIIPARAIEDTVFFTYVNWAGLQRTMEFWGGSMLYSPRGKLLYKAPYFEESIGIVDVDLDEIDIARRLRPTLRDTKIEFFNPQYP; this comes from the coding sequence ATGAAGATTCTCCTTGCCCAGATGAGGCCAGAATTTGATACGCGAAAGAATTTGAGCAGATTGCTGAAAATTGTAAACTCAAATAGGGCTGATATTTACATATTTCCAGAATTGTACCTTACGGGATACCTCATCCGCGATAGGATTGTTGAAAGTGCCCTGGGCGTGGATGATGAAATCTTCTCAAAAATCAGAGAGGCATCCGAGGATAGGATCATAATATTTGGATTTCCTGAGAAGGATGATCACATATACAACTCTGCAGCCATTGTGCACGATGGAGATGTGGATGTGGCCAGGAAGATTTATCTTCCAAATTTTGGTCCATTTGAGGAGAAACTGTACTTCAAATCAGGCTCAGAGCCCATGGTGATCGATACGAAATTTGGAAAGATCGGCGTTCAGATTTGCTACGATGCATTCTTCCCTGAGGTGGCGAAGATTCAGGCACTCCAAGGAGCGAATATAATAGTGAACATATCCGCAAGCCCCATAACCTCTAGGGCCATGTTTGAGGACATAATCCCTGCAAGGGCCATAGAGGACACGGTTTTCTTCACCTATGTGAACTGGGCTGGATTGCAGCGCACCATGGAGTTCTGGGGTGGCTCAATGCTCTACTCTCCCAGGGGAAAGTTGCTCTACAAAGCCCCATATTTTGAAGAGAGCATAGGCATTGTGGATGTGGATTTGGATGAAATTGATATTGCAAGAAGACTGAGGCCAACGCTCAGGGATACTAAAATTGAGTTTTTCAATCCACAATATCCATGA
- a CDS encoding UbiX family flavin prenyltransferase, protein MRVIIGITGASGAIVGIKLLQNLNAEKYLIISENAKKIIEYETFYPLDYVKSLATKIYDNSSMNEDIASGTTKFDALVIAPCSTSTLSKIASGIADNLITRVASVALKEGRKIVLVPRETPLSPIVLENMLKLSKLGVVILPPVPAFYLKPKNIEDVVNYIVGKILDSLGAEHGLYEPYSPQ, encoded by the coding sequence ATGCGCGTGATTATCGGCATAACAGGGGCCTCCGGAGCCATTGTGGGGATAAAACTTCTGCAAAATCTCAATGCTGAAAAGTATCTGATAATCTCAGAGAATGCAAAAAAGATAATAGAGTACGAGACCTTCTACCCTCTGGACTATGTGAAATCTCTTGCCACAAAAATTTACGATAATTCCAGTATGAATGAGGACATAGCCTCCGGAACAACCAAATTTGACGCCCTTGTGATAGCCCCATGCTCCACCAGTACCCTCTCAAAAATTGCCTCAGGCATTGCAGATAACCTTATAACCCGGGTTGCATCGGTTGCCCTGAAGGAGGGGAGAAAAATAGTTCTTGTTCCCAGGGAAACTCCCCTAAGTCCAATAGTTCTTGAAAATATGCTCAAACTCTCAAAATTGGGTGTTGTTATCCTTCCCCCCGTGCCGGCATTCTACCTCAAACCAAAAAATATTGAGGATGTGGTGAACTACATAGTTGGCAAGATCCTTGACTCTCTGGGAGCTGAGCATGGGCTCTACGAGCCCTACTCCCCTCAGTAA
- a CDS encoding sodium:proton antiporter — MNFNISLVLHSTVDVVAYVVLVVLILGIVALLISRRTHVSYIPILIIFGILAGPVFGLIDRKLALGMFEYARVFGLFMILFAEGYHLWRSLLVKNFTTIAILDTLGLLITALIAAFAFSMIFHLPFAVGFLFGSIISATDPATLIPLFKQHHVDKNIETVIVTESIFNDPLGIVLTSVALVFVMPQAPSAHIVEQLATYVTLYPAAIIYFLYQVGMSIFLGVVIAYAGYEGIKKVKLRKSPYVEILAITLAFGGFVLGEALNASGFLVATVIGILLGNYDDFFHDTSPEISHAIRWHMHFNDVLAMLGTIFIFILLGASLKLSVITPSILLYGTILALIIVFVARPVATLLILPKWKWKKTLFIALEGPRGVVPSALAGLPLALGLRYNNPQMIHWGEIILSATVITVLVTVIIETLWVPFLKKKLLASDGSAKPQKS, encoded by the coding sequence ATGAATTTCAATATATCACTGGTGTTGCATTCCACGGTGGATGTTGTGGCCTATGTGGTGTTGGTTGTGCTCATACTGGGAATTGTTGCTCTGCTCATAAGTAGAAGAACGCACGTTTCATACATCCCTATTCTCATAATCTTCGGTATACTTGCCGGACCGGTGTTCGGTCTGATTGACAGAAAACTGGCTCTGGGGATGTTTGAGTATGCCAGAGTTTTTGGCCTCTTTATGATTTTATTTGCAGAGGGATATCACCTCTGGCGCTCACTTCTTGTTAAGAACTTTACCACAATAGCCATACTTGATACTCTTGGTCTTCTCATAACCGCTTTAATTGCTGCCTTTGCCTTCTCAATGATCTTCCATCTGCCCTTTGCCGTTGGTTTTCTTTTCGGGTCCATAATCTCTGCAACGGATCCGGCAACTCTGATCCCACTTTTCAAGCAGCATCATGTTGACAAGAATATAGAGACGGTAATAGTTACGGAATCCATATTTAACGATCCCCTGGGCATAGTACTGACCTCTGTGGCTCTGGTTTTTGTTATGCCCCAGGCTCCAAGCGCGCATATTGTTGAGCAACTTGCCACATATGTTACTCTTTATCCTGCCGCAATTATCTATTTCCTCTATCAAGTTGGAATGTCCATATTTCTGGGTGTTGTAATTGCGTACGCTGGATATGAGGGTATAAAGAAGGTAAAACTGAGAAAATCCCCCTATGTTGAGATTCTGGCCATAACCCTGGCCTTCGGTGGTTTTGTTCTGGGTGAGGCTCTGAATGCCTCCGGATTTCTTGTGGCCACCGTTATTGGAATACTGCTTGGGAATTATGATGACTTCTTCCATGACACCAGTCCTGAGATATCTCATGCCATAAGGTGGCACATGCATTTTAACGATGTACTTGCCATGCTGGGTACTATATTCATCTTCATACTTCTCGGAGCAAGCTTGAAGTTGAGTGTCATAACTCCGAGCATTCTCCTTTACGGCACAATACTGGCACTCATAATAGTGTTTGTGGCAAGGCCTGTGGCCACTCTGCTCATACTCCCCAAGTGGAAGTGGAAGAAAACATTGTTCATAGCCCTTGAAGGACCAAGAGGTGTGGTTCCCTCAGCCCTTGCAGGTTTGCCTCTGGCGCTTGGACTGAGGTACAACAATCCCCAGATGATTCACTGGGGCGAGATCATTCTCAGCGCAACGGTGATAACAGTGCTTGTGACGGTGATTATAGAAACTCTGTGGGTTCCATTCCTCAAAAAGAAACTTCTGGCTAGCGATGGCTCTGCAAAGCCTCAGAAATCCTGA
- a CDS encoding S-methyl-5'-thioadenosine phosphorylase, whose amino-acid sequence MPKIGIIGGSGVYGVFTPKKSVKIHTPYGPSSGNVEIGEINGVEVAFLPRHGKGHYIPPHKVNYRANIYALYSLGVERVIGISAVGSLREDYRPGDIVITDQYIDFTKKREYTFYDGPKVVHISMADPFCPELRKIFIDVARSLGYPVHDKGTYVCIEGPRFSTRAESRMFKQFADIIGMTLVPEVQLARELEMCYVNISTITDYDVWAEKPVTTEEVMHVMKENEEKVKKILEEGIPRIPDERNCPCKDALKGAEI is encoded by the coding sequence ATGCCGAAGATTGGTATAATCGGTGGTTCTGGCGTATACGGTGTTTTCACTCCAAAGAAGAGCGTGAAGATACACACTCCCTATGGCCCATCCTCGGGGAATGTTGAGATTGGTGAGATAAATGGTGTGGAAGTTGCCTTTTTGCCAAGACACGGAAAGGGACATTACATCCCACCACATAAGGTTAACTACAGGGCCAATATCTATGCCCTCTATTCTTTGGGTGTTGAGCGTGTAATAGGAATAAGTGCTGTGGGCTCTCTACGTGAGGATTACAGGCCCGGGGATATAGTCATAACGGACCAGTACATAGATTTCACGAAGAAGCGAGAATACACGTTCTATGATGGCCCAAAGGTTGTGCACATAAGTATGGCCGATCCGTTCTGCCCAGAGTTGCGGAAAATATTCATAGATGTGGCAAGGAGTCTTGGCTATCCTGTGCATGATAAGGGTACCTATGTGTGCATAGAGGGTCCCAGATTTTCAACCAGGGCTGAGAGCAGAATGTTCAAGCAATTTGCAGATATCATTGGCATGACGCTTGTTCCTGAGGTGCAGCTTGCTCGTGAGTTAGAGATGTGCTATGTGAACATATCTACAATAACTGATTACGATGTATGGGCTGAGAAGCCAGTGACAACGGAGGAAGTGATGCATGTGATGAAGGAGAACGAGGAAAAGGTGAAGAAAATACTGGAAGAGGGCATACCCAGAATTCCCGATGAGCGAAACTGCCCCTGTAAGGATGCCCTGAAAGGGGCGGAGATATGA
- a CDS encoding Lrp/AsnC family transcriptional regulator: protein MEPLRCNLIARWKSLDRTLVPVDDLDLSILCALRENARISNLELAKNLGVSEATVRRRIKILEEKGIIKGYAALVDCHAVENSIKAFVYIKVDKRHIDELAEELMKENRLITLYRILGEYDLLCECLFLSMKELQEFTDRKLKMEGVISTVTHVVSKAYRPCEWVGL, encoded by the coding sequence ATGGAGCCATTAAGATGCAATTTGATAGCAAGATGGAAATCGCTTGATAGAACGCTTGTGCCCGTGGATGATCTTGATCTATCAATCCTCTGTGCCCTAAGGGAGAATGCCAGGATATCGAATCTTGAACTTGCCAAGAATCTGGGAGTTAGCGAGGCAACGGTGAGACGCAGAATAAAGATTTTGGAGGAGAAGGGAATAATAAAGGGTTATGCGGCCCTTGTGGACTGTCATGCGGTTGAGAACAGCATAAAGGCCTTCGTTTACATAAAGGTGGATAAGAGGCATATCGATGAACTTGCGGAGGAGCTCATGAAGGAGAACAGACTGATAACCCTATACAGGATTCTTGGAGAGTACGATTTGCTGTGCGAATGCCTGTTTTTGAGCATGAAGGAGTTGCAGGAGTTCACAGATAGAAAATTAAAGATGGAGGGAGTTATATCAACGGTGACCCATGTGGTTTCCAAGGCTTACAGACCCTGCGAATGGGTCGGACTCTGA
- a CDS encoding thioesterase family protein, whose protein sequence is MEIPENVEYEYEIEVTEELTARQIGLNVLVFSTPSLVQTLEIAALRCVAGYLDDAHTTVGTGICIKHMKATPIGDHVKAWAKLIKVEGPKLEFEVEAWDSTGKIAEGKHYRYVVNKEKFEANIREMMG, encoded by the coding sequence ATGGAAATACCTGAGAATGTGGAATACGAGTACGAAATTGAGGTTACGGAGGAACTTACGGCGAGGCAGATAGGACTGAATGTGCTCGTCTTCTCCACTCCGTCCCTTGTTCAAACCCTGGAAATTGCGGCTTTGAGGTGCGTGGCAGGCTATCTCGATGATGCCCACACAACTGTGGGTACGGGAATATGCATAAAGCACATGAAGGCCACACCCATCGGAGATCATGTGAAAGCATGGGCGAAACTGATAAAAGTTGAAGGGCCAAAACTGGAATTTGAGGTTGAGGCTTGGGATTCCACGGGCAAGATTGCAGAGGGCAAGCATTACAGGTATGTGGTGAACAAGGAGAAATTTGAGGCCAACATCAGGGAGATGATGGGATGA
- a CDS encoding aconitase/3-isopropylmalate dehydratase large subunit family protein: MPTIVEKILQAHTEEKVEPGKIVWIDLDIITAREFGGPNVVKHLRKHFSGNYVAKPQSTFFTFDLSVPAKTLKYALAQDICRKFAKEAGIRVFDINQGIGTHVLIDRGVVKPGMTAVGTDSHYNILGAVGVFGQGMGDKDIAFAFKTGKTWFEVPNTMKIVVEGKYSWPAVARDLTFAVMRELGPAGALGRAIEYYGGAIDALSIDGRITLASQTTEMGGIVGFTPMDTKLKAFYDAKGMDFKPIQADKDAEYVEEVHIDVNNLEPLMAAPPNPCNVKPLSEFEGMEIDGAFIGSCTNGRYEDLVAAAKVLKGKKVKVPLTITPTTREIWLRLMREGIWEIFAEAGAVLTNPGCGGCAEGMAGLIGDEVYLSTTNRNYPGKQGPGKLYLVSPVIAAASAVAGKVTIPK; this comes from the coding sequence ATGCCAACCATAGTTGAGAAAATTTTACAGGCGCACACTGAGGAGAAGGTTGAGCCGGGAAAAATCGTGTGGATTGACCTTGATATCATAACTGCCAGGGAGTTCGGCGGTCCAAATGTTGTGAAGCATCTTCGCAAGCACTTCTCCGGAAATTATGTGGCAAAACCCCAGAGCACTTTCTTCACCTTTGATTTGAGCGTACCTGCCAAAACCCTGAAATATGCCCTTGCCCAGGACATTTGCAGAAAATTTGCCAAGGAGGCGGGCATAAGGGTGTTTGACATAAATCAGGGGATCGGAACACATGTGCTCATAGATAGGGGAGTTGTGAAACCAGGAATGACTGCAGTGGGCACTGATTCACATTACAACATCCTTGGTGCTGTGGGTGTCTTTGGCCAGGGAATGGGCGATAAAGACATAGCCTTCGCCTTCAAAACTGGCAAAACATGGTTTGAGGTACCGAACACCATGAAAATCGTGGTTGAGGGAAAATACTCCTGGCCAGCCGTGGCAAGGGACCTCACCTTCGCGGTTATGAGGGAACTAGGTCCAGCAGGGGCTCTGGGAAGAGCTATAGAGTATTATGGTGGGGCAATTGATGCGCTGAGCATTGATGGCCGCATAACTCTGGCATCCCAGACAACTGAAATGGGTGGAATAGTGGGATTTACACCCATGGATACAAAGTTGAAGGCATTTTACGATGCAAAGGGCATGGATTTCAAGCCCATTCAAGCGGATAAGGATGCAGAGTATGTGGAGGAGGTGCACATAGATGTGAACAATCTCGAGCCGCTCATGGCCGCACCTCCAAACCCCTGCAATGTTAAGCCATTGAGTGAGTTTGAAGGCATGGAAATTGATGGTGCGTTTATAGGCTCATGCACCAATGGCCGATATGAGGATCTCGTGGCGGCCGCAAAGGTTCTGAAAGGAAAGAAGGTGAAGGTTCCTCTCACCATAACCCCAACCACCAGAGAAATCTGGCTAAGACTGATGAGAGAAGGGATATGGGAGATATTCGCAGAGGCTGGAGCTGTGCTCACAAATCCCGGATGCGGTGGATGTGCGGAGGGTATGGCTGGACTCATTGGAGATGAAGTTTACCTAAGCACCACAAATCGTAATTACCCAGGAAAGCAGGGGCCTGGCAAATTGTACCTCGTATCTCCTGTCATAGCAGCGGCCAGCGCCGTGGCTGGAAAGGTCACCATACCAAAATAA
- the gcvPA gene encoding aminomethyl-transferring glycine dehydrogenase subunit GcvPA: MDRDIEEMLKYMGLDSWEALFEDIPEEARKDGIDIEGMEEYELYRYAKEIAERNKDFFHMPNFLGAGVYFHYIPPVILALASRGEFLTSYTPYQAEVSQGMLQVLFEYQSLMAELTGMEVANSSMYDASTSLGEAARMAYRINRKRNILVPENLHWEKESVLKNYIVGLGMKIVKYPLNERGMVDLDSLGEMMSDDVSAVYVENPNFFGVIDENALRVKEVIGDRVFIVGVNPISLGILKPPGEYGADIVVGEGQILGNPISFGGPLLGIFATKMKYVRKMPGRLIGMTRDRNGRRAFTMTLQTREQHIRRGKATSNICSNEALCALLSTLYLAYLGSNGLRALARKNMDNARKLMDKLKIAGFSAPHFNSLHFNEFLLDLPDNPHRINEKLLEKGVHGGYPINERCFRGIGNAMLLATTEMHTEKDMDKLVYALKEVV, translated from the coding sequence ATGGATAGGGATATTGAGGAGATGCTAAAGTATATGGGCCTTGATTCTTGGGAGGCTCTCTTTGAGGACATTCCAGAGGAGGCCAGAAAGGATGGCATAGATATAGAGGGTATGGAAGAGTATGAACTCTACAGGTATGCAAAAGAAATTGCGGAGAGGAACAAGGATTTCTTCCACATGCCCAATTTTCTGGGTGCAGGCGTTTACTTTCATTACATTCCACCTGTGATACTGGCTCTTGCTTCAAGGGGGGAATTTCTCACCTCCTATACCCCTTACCAGGCGGAGGTATCCCAAGGAATGCTCCAGGTTCTATTTGAATACCAAAGCCTCATGGCGGAACTCACCGGCATGGAGGTTGCCAATTCCTCGATGTACGATGCTTCCACATCCTTGGGTGAGGCTGCAAGGATGGCCTACAGGATAAATCGCAAAAGGAACATTCTCGTTCCAGAGAATCTGCACTGGGAGAAGGAGAGTGTGCTGAAGAATTACATAGTTGGATTGGGTATGAAAATAGTAAAGTATCCGCTCAACGAAAGGGGCATGGTTGATCTTGATTCTCTGGGGGAGATGATGAGCGATGATGTATCTGCAGTTTATGTGGAGAATCCCAATTTCTTCGGGGTGATAGATGAGAATGCACTGAGGGTTAAGGAGGTCATAGGGGACAGGGTATTCATTGTGGGCGTGAATCCCATAAGCCTCGGTATTCTCAAACCTCCGGGAGAGTATGGTGCGGATATAGTTGTGGGAGAGGGCCAGATTCTCGGCAATCCTATAAGCTTTGGAGGCCCGCTATTGGGGATATTCGCCACGAAGATGAAATATGTGCGCAAGATGCCTGGCAGGCTAATAGGCATGACGAGGGATAGGAATGGAAGGAGGGCCTTCACAATGACCCTTCAGACCAGGGAGCAGCACATTCGCAGGGGAAAGGCCACCAGCAACATATGTTCCAACGAGGCTCTCTGCGCATTGCTCAGCACCCTTTACCTTGCCTATCTGGGCTCTAATGGCCTAAGGGCCCTGGCAAGGAAGAATATGGATAATGCGAGAAAATTGATGGATAAGTTGAAAATTGCAGGATTCTCCGCTCCACATTTCAATTCCCTGCATTTCAACGAGTTCCTCCTGGATTTACCCGATAATCCCCACAGAATCAACGAGAAATTGCTTGAAAAGGGTGTGCATGGAGGATATCCAATAAACGAAAGATGCTTCAGGGGCATTGGCAACGCGATGCTTCTTGCAACCACCGAAATGCACACGGAGAAGGATATGGATAAACTGGTATATGCGTTGAAGGAGGTGGTCTGA